In one window of Maribacter sp. BPC-D8 DNA:
- a CDS encoding OmpA family protein: MGKILRIKKLTTLSELIIAVILLGGILGAVYYFAPGLRVGEAKVLEGINVDKKEVNNVITSAKMELPSKSESSAVEDQPLVRIAAYAWNAQSGIIVANGGPKTTKGSLMEQNGVNLEIIRQDWLSELRNMQMKFVEEYDRGEEFPDADKSAFAIIMMGDGAPFYISTMQQALDDKFGKDKYHVQVVGAVGISYGEDKLIGPPSWKVDPKSMKGALISTVLGDGDWVTALNYAFANGLKVNPDSNTYDPEAVNFYPSQDDDYIKSAEELIKSQKSGWTVPLKEVKNGKLTGKTINKKIDGCATWTPGDKMVFDALSGFTDIASTKEFNNQMATTVIAVKEWSVAHPKIVSNILKSALTASNQMKQYDEWQVRASEAVAETYDLETPKYWYDMFKGQKGSKNGIDYNMGGSRVFNYSDVMQYYGITDGTNRYKAVYNQVSSYLLELNPFGFNESVKRIVPYDEAVNLYFIKNINDIESGTAYKADYTKEATEVLASGEWNISFDTGSANISASSASTLESIYNLLVQAEDTKLKLEGHTDDTGSAEANYDLSQRRAQAVVTFLRGRGIPQSRFQTVIGKGEDEPVAANTSNSGRAKNRRVVIELLK; this comes from the coding sequence ATGGGTAAAATTTTAAGGATTAAAAAACTTACTACGCTATCAGAACTTATTATCGCTGTTATACTATTAGGCGGTATTTTAGGTGCAGTATACTACTTTGCTCCTGGCTTAAGAGTTGGTGAAGCCAAAGTACTAGAAGGCATTAATGTTGATAAAAAAGAAGTTAACAATGTTATTACTTCTGCTAAGATGGAATTACCATCTAAAAGTGAATCTAGTGCTGTAGAAGATCAACCTTTAGTGCGAATTGCAGCATATGCATGGAACGCACAATCGGGTATCATCGTAGCTAACGGAGGACCAAAAACAACAAAAGGTTCTTTAATGGAACAAAACGGAGTTAACCTTGAAATAATTCGTCAAGATTGGCTTTCTGAGCTTCGTAACATGCAAATGAAATTTGTTGAAGAATACGACCGAGGTGAAGAATTTCCTGATGCTGACAAAAGTGCATTTGCTATCATAATGATGGGTGATGGTGCTCCTTTCTATATCAGTACAATGCAACAAGCATTAGATGATAAGTTTGGAAAAGACAAGTATCATGTACAAGTAGTAGGTGCTGTAGGTATTAGCTATGGTGAAGATAAATTAATTGGCCCACCAAGCTGGAAGGTTGATCCTAAAAGCATGAAAGGTGCTTTAATATCTACTGTTTTAGGTGATGGTGACTGGGTTACTGCATTGAACTATGCTTTTGCAAACGGACTTAAAGTGAATCCTGATTCTAATACGTATGATCCAGAAGCGGTAAACTTTTATCCTTCTCAAGATGATGATTATATCAAGTCTGCAGAAGAGTTGATTAAATCTCAAAAATCTGGTTGGACCGTTCCTTTGAAAGAAGTTAAAAACGGAAAACTTACTGGTAAGACTATCAACAAAAAAATCGATGGTTGTGCTACTTGGACACCTGGTGATAAAATGGTTTTTGATGCCTTGAGCGGATTTACTGATATCGCGTCAACTAAAGAATTCAACAACCAAATGGCTACTACTGTTATTGCAGTTAAAGAATGGTCAGTTGCGCATCCGAAAATTGTAAGTAATATTTTGAAATCTGCACTTACTGCTTCTAATCAAATGAAGCAATATGACGAGTGGCAAGTAAGAGCTTCAGAAGCTGTTGCTGAAACTTATGACTTAGAAACACCAAAATACTGGTACGATATGTTTAAAGGTCAAAAAGGCAGCAAGAATGGTATTGACTATAACATGGGTGGATCTAGAGTATTTAACTATTCTGATGTAATGCAGTATTATGGTATTACAGATGGTACAAATAGATACAAAGCAGTTTACAACCAAGTATCTAGCTATTTATTAGAGTTGAATCCTTTTGGGTTTAATGAATCTGTAAAACGAATTGTACCTTATGATGAAGCAGTTAATCTGTATTTCATTAAAAACATCAACGATATTGAGTCGGGTACAGCTTATAAAGCCGATTACACGAAAGAAGCAACTGAAGTTTTAGCTTCTGGTGAGTGGAATATTAGTTTTGATACTGGCAGTGCAAATATCTCTGCTTCATCTGCAAGCACTTTAGAAAGCATCTATAACTTATTGGTACAGGCAGAAGACACGAAATTAAAATTAGAAGGTCATACAGATGATACTGGTTCTGCTGAAGCAAACTACGATTTATCTCAAAGACGTGCACAAGCTGTTGTTACCTTCTTAAGAGGTAGAGGAATTCCACAATCTCGTTTCCAAACCGTTATTGGTAAAGGGGAAGATGAACCTGTAGCTGCAAACACTAGCAATAGTGGTAGAGCTAAAAACAGACGTGTTGTTATAGAATTATTAAAATAA
- a CDS encoding ABC transporter permease: protein MKNLFIPFENIGKKPRLLIAVGWVALVFGIWFLSSMGDRHLFPSPQQVLQGFTELYNEGLVVHIGSSLLLCFSAIAIAIVISLVISYLSTVPILKPVAITISKLRYLPLTGITFYLAILISDARSMQIWVLVVFMSTYLTTSLLSMLNAIPQEEFDHARSLGCSRWEVLWEVVVKGRIDYVIDVIRQNLAIVWMMLVTVESILVAAGGLGFLIKNSDKFMNHGRIIALQIVILAVGLFIDFILNYLRKAFFRYSKI, encoded by the coding sequence ATGAAGAATTTATTTATTCCTTTTGAAAATATTGGCAAGAAACCAAGGCTATTAATTGCTGTAGGTTGGGTAGCACTGGTATTTGGTATTTGGTTTCTTTCAAGCATGGGAGATCGACACTTATTTCCGTCTCCACAACAGGTTTTGCAAGGTTTTACTGAATTATATAACGAAGGGCTAGTCGTACATATCGGCAGCTCGTTATTACTTTGCTTTTCAGCAATTGCTATTGCTATTGTAATTTCTTTAGTTATCAGTTATTTATCTACTGTGCCTATTCTTAAGCCTGTTGCCATTACCATTAGCAAACTAAGATACCTTCCTTTAACAGGTATTACATTTTACCTAGCCATTCTTATAAGCGATGCCAGATCTATGCAAATATGGGTTCTGGTCGTTTTTATGAGCACCTATTTAACGACTTCGTTGTTAAGTATGTTAAATGCAATTCCGCAAGAAGAATTTGACCACGCAAGATCATTAGGTTGTAGCCGTTGGGAAGTTCTTTGGGAGGTTGTTGTAAAAGGCCGCATAGATTATGTAATTGATGTAATTAGACAAAATCTTGCTATAGTATGGATGATGTTAGTTACCGTAGAATCGATTCTTGTAGCAGCTGGAGGTCTAGGGTTTTTGATCAAAAACTCAGACAAGTTTATGAATCACGGTAGAATTATAGCATTACAAATTGTTATACTCGCAGTAGGTCTTTTTATTGACTTCATTTTAAACTACCTAAGAAAAGCATTTTTCAGATATTCTAAAATATAA
- a CDS encoding ATP-binding cassette domain-containing protein, which produces MAYDMQNTLLYVEDLSVAYGDKTIIKDINLTEKDVVREGKVTGQVIAIVGRSGRGKSTLFKALTGLVKPTSGKVLIADTNTGTENDAKEVNEGDIGFVDQKYTLFRNKTVYQSLLFALRKKNMPKEQKHKQIMTYLKEWGLENEKDKYPNELSGGQRQRTAVIEQIFCSGHYMVLDEPFSGLDIGNIEDVKKAFNLITSSHEFNTIIYSTHDIELAVELADSIYVIGYPTIEGKKMDYGTIVKHFDMKEMELAWKDFGLDHIEVVKQVKNSMLSS; this is translated from the coding sequence ATGGCGTACGATATGCAAAATACCTTATTATACGTAGAAGACTTAAGTGTTGCATACGGTGATAAGACAATTATAAAAGATATTAACCTTACTGAAAAAGATGTCGTTCGTGAGGGCAAAGTTACGGGTCAAGTAATCGCTATTGTTGGTCGTTCTGGGCGAGGTAAGTCTACATTATTTAAAGCGCTTACCGGTTTAGTTAAACCCACATCAGGCAAAGTACTTATTGCAGATACCAACACAGGTACTGAAAACGATGCCAAAGAAGTAAACGAAGGTGATATAGGCTTTGTAGACCAAAAGTATACCTTGTTTCGAAATAAGACTGTTTATCAATCATTGCTGTTTGCACTACGCAAGAAAAATATGCCGAAAGAGCAAAAGCATAAACAGATAATGACGTATTTAAAAGAGTGGGGACTAGAAAATGAAAAAGACAAATACCCTAATGAATTGTCTGGTGGCCAAAGACAACGAACTGCAGTAATTGAGCAAATTTTCTGTTCTGGTCATTATATGGTTTTAGACGAACCTTTTTCGGGTTTAGATATCGGAAACATTGAAGATGTAAAAAAGGCTTTTAATCTAATTACCTCTTCTCATGAATTCAATACAATCATTTATTCAACGCACGACATAGAGTTAGCCGTAGAATTGGCAGATAGTATTTATGTCATAGGATACCCTACAATTGAGGGCAAAAAAATGGATTACGGCACTATAGTAAAACATTTTGATATGAAAGAAATGGAACTCGCTTGGAAAGATTTCGGACTTGATCATATTGAAGTGGTAAAACAAGTTAAAAACAGCATGCTAAGTTCTTAG
- a CDS encoding N-acetylmuramoyl-L-alanine amidase-like domain-containing protein translates to MKYFSLILFFLLATNSILAQQITCSPKDKAAVESKLAEIDGMYNGDFGETMVSVGKTFMKTPYVAKTLEIGDTETLVVNLHGLDCTTFVENVLDFSKLLRQDNLSFDAFVKNLEIIRYKDGELEGYASRLHYFSEWIANNADKGLLKDITGEIGGTEITKDIDFMSTHRDLYPFLSDDANFSKIKASENYLNNQAICVLAQDEIAKNEHLIQSGDIIALATSINGLDVTHTGIATREKDGRIHLLHASTGSMQVEVSKKPLAAYLKGIKSNTGIMVARPL, encoded by the coding sequence ATGAAATATTTCTCTTTAATACTCTTTTTCCTTTTAGCTACTAACAGCATATTAGCGCAACAAATCACCTGCTCACCAAAAGACAAAGCAGCCGTTGAGAGCAAACTAGCTGAAATTGACGGAATGTATAATGGTGATTTCGGCGAAACTATGGTGAGCGTTGGTAAAACGTTTATGAAAACGCCGTATGTTGCCAAAACACTAGAGATTGGTGATACCGAAACATTGGTCGTTAACCTACATGGTTTAGACTGTACCACATTCGTTGAGAATGTATTAGACTTTTCTAAGTTGTTGAGACAAGATAATCTGTCATTTGATGCATTCGTTAAAAACCTAGAGATTATTAGATACAAAGATGGCGAACTAGAAGGTTACGCATCGCGTTTACATTACTTTTCTGAATGGATTGCCAACAATGCAGACAAAGGACTTCTAAAAGATATAACTGGTGAAATTGGTGGTACAGAAATCACAAAAGATATTGATTTTATGAGCACGCACCGAGATCTATATCCGTTTTTGTCGGATGATGCTAATTTCTCAAAGATCAAAGCTTCTGAAAACTATTTAAACAATCAGGCTATATGTGTATTGGCACAAGACGAAATTGCCAAGAATGAGCATCTTATTCAATCTGGGGACATTATAGCACTTGCTACTTCTATAAACGGATTAGATGTTACCCATACCGGTATCGCTACGCGCGAAAAAGATGGTAGAATTCACTTACTACATGCATCGACCGGATCTATGCAAGTTGAAGTTTCTAAAAAACCGCTCGCAGCATATTTAAAAGGCATAAAAAGCAACACAGGTATTATGGTTGCAAGACCACTATAA
- a CDS encoding AraC family transcriptional regulator, with translation MEVKSNAQGSYDEVLIEDGFYILKFQNEEDTMVQYTREINKRFIQIHFCLKGSGSYNFNQGNYSLDVKEENSLLLYNTQLDLPLNLSLSPKSSLVSVVMTLRKFHSLFTAEADYIPFLSSDNKEKKYYSQEPFSPSIAVILSQIVNYNLHPSIKSLYVKGKIYELIALYFNRSPNADIEQCPYLADEENVKKIKKAKELILANMAEPPTLAELSSEIGLSLKRLKEGFKQIYGDSVYSFLFDHKMEYAKRLLETGQYNVNEIGLKVGYSTSSHFIAAFKKKYNTTPKKYLLALAGS, from the coding sequence ATGGAGGTAAAAAGTAACGCTCAAGGGTCATACGACGAAGTTTTAATTGAAGACGGATTTTACATACTCAAATTTCAGAATGAAGAGGATACTATGGTGCAGTACACCCGTGAAATCAATAAACGATTTATTCAGATTCATTTTTGTTTAAAGGGTAGTGGTAGCTATAACTTTAATCAGGGTAATTATAGTTTAGATGTCAAAGAAGAGAATTCTTTGTTGCTATATAACACACAGTTAGACTTGCCGTTGAATTTAAGTCTTAGCCCAAAATCATCGCTGGTTTCTGTAGTAATGACCTTGCGAAAGTTTCATTCTTTATTTACTGCAGAGGCAGATTATATTCCGTTTTTAAGTTCAGATAATAAAGAGAAGAAGTATTATTCTCAAGAACCATTTTCACCTTCGATAGCAGTTATCTTGAGTCAGATCGTGAACTATAATCTACATCCTTCTATAAAATCACTTTATGTAAAAGGTAAAATTTACGAATTAATAGCCTTGTATTTTAATAGAAGCCCCAATGCAGATATAGAACAATGCCCTTATTTAGCAGATGAGGAAAATGTAAAAAAGATTAAAAAAGCTAAAGAACTTATTCTAGCGAATATGGCAGAGCCACCAACATTGGCTGAGCTGTCAAGTGAAATTGGTTTGAGTTTAAAACGCCTAAAAGAAGGGTTTAAGCAAATTTATGGTGATTCGGTCTACAGCTTTTTATTTGACCATAAGATGGAGTATGCCAAGCGTCTTTTAGAAACCGGTCAGTATAATGTCAATGAAATCGGACTCAAAGTAGGGTATAGTACCTCTAGTCACTTCATAGCTGCCTTTAAGAAGAAGTATAATACCACACCTAAAAAATACCTATTGGCGTTAGCGGGTAGTTAG
- the hemA gene encoding glutamyl-tRNA reductase: MKDYHISKHNSFYTIGLNYKKADAEARGKFSLDEVAVKSLLIQAKEQGIDGLLATSTCNRTELHGFAQHPFQLIKLLCDHSNGTVEAFQEVAYVYKNKEAINHLFRVGTGLDSQILGDFEIISQLKQSFKRSKELGIANPFIERLCNSIIQASKRIKNETEISSGATSVAFASVQYIMRNVENVTDKNILLFGTGKIGRNTCENLIKHTKNPHITLINRTKDKAEQIAGKFNLKVKDYGDLQSEIRTSDILVVATGAQKPTITKELIYTNKPLLILDLSVPKNVDDSISEMDNVTVIHLDHLSQMTDETLERRKQFIPDAEAINEEVKNDFNQWLETRKFAPVIKALKQKLKTIKDEELDYQSKKTVDFNSHQADIVTNRIIQKITKQFANHLKDDTVDSNSSLEFIQKVFQLELDEQ; encoded by the coding sequence ATGAAAGACTATCACATTTCTAAACATAACTCATTTTACACCATTGGTCTTAACTACAAAAAGGCTGATGCTGAGGCTCGTGGTAAATTTAGTTTAGACGAAGTGGCTGTAAAGTCACTTTTAATACAAGCTAAAGAACAGGGCATTGATGGGTTATTGGCAACATCAACATGTAACCGAACAGAGTTACATGGCTTTGCGCAACACCCATTTCAACTAATTAAATTATTATGCGACCATTCTAACGGAACCGTTGAGGCTTTTCAGGAAGTAGCATATGTGTACAAAAATAAAGAAGCTATCAATCACCTATTCAGAGTAGGTACAGGATTAGATAGCCAGATACTTGGCGATTTTGAAATCATCAGTCAATTAAAGCAAAGTTTTAAGCGTTCTAAAGAATTGGGTATTGCCAATCCGTTTATCGAAAGACTTTGCAATAGTATTATACAAGCGAGCAAGCGCATAAAGAATGAAACTGAAATTTCATCTGGCGCAACATCTGTAGCATTCGCATCTGTACAATACATTATGCGTAATGTTGAAAATGTTACCGACAAGAATATTCTTTTATTCGGAACCGGAAAAATTGGTCGTAATACGTGCGAAAATTTAATAAAGCACACTAAAAATCCGCATATCACCCTAATCAATAGAACTAAAGATAAAGCTGAGCAAATTGCAGGCAAGTTCAACCTTAAGGTTAAAGATTATGGCGATTTACAATCAGAAATAAGAACTTCAGATATTTTAGTAGTTGCAACAGGTGCACAAAAACCTACGATTACCAAAGAATTAATCTATACGAACAAACCATTATTGATATTAGATCTTTCCGTTCCAAAGAACGTCGATGATTCTATTTCAGAAATGGATAATGTTACCGTAATTCATTTAGATCATTTATCTCAAATGACCGATGAAACTTTAGAGCGTAGAAAGCAATTTATACCAGATGCAGAGGCTATAAACGAAGAGGTGAAAAATGATTTTAACCAATGGTTAGAAACTAGAAAATTTGCCCCAGTAATTAAGGCGCTAAAGCAGAAATTGAAAACTATTAAGGACGAAGAGTTAGACTATCAATCTAAAAAAACGGTCGATTTTAATTCGCACCAAGCAGATATAGTTACCAATCGCATCATTCAAAAAATAACCAAACAATTTGCAAATCATCTAAAAGATGACACGGTAGATTCCAATTCAAGTTTAGAATTTATCCAAAAAGTATTTCAATTAGAATTGGACGAACAATGA
- the hemC gene encoding hydroxymethylbilane synthase → MSKVIRLGTRDSELALWQAKTVKSQLQALGYKVKLVPVKSTGDLILDKPLYELGITGVFTKTLDVAMINGDIDIAVHSMKDVPTALPEGIVKAAVLKRGNYMDIMAFNDNEEFLGSRDAVIATGSLRRQAQWLNRYPTHTVVDLRGNVNRRLEKLYENDWNGAIFAAVGLERIGLEPENTIGLTWMLPAPAQGAIMVVAMEDDEDIREACAQLNHEETDTCVTLEREFLRELEGGCSAPIGALSYINKENIVTLKGVLLNVDGSKKLEAELTAPLGKHQNLGIDCAKSILARGGKRLMTELANAGLEVNIFSTKKLTPPQQLMLNISVNADSDDFIKINPNRISPIILKQPHKNVVFTSKNAVEAVLASRDVAELDFENIYCVGRKTRRLIKNTFGKVTHYENNAKDLAKHLVEFIDGSEVTYFHGDLSLDVLPSILAENNIEVNAIEAYRTRLSGKAIPASAKGIMFFSPSNVESYLKENSTDRVAYCIGETTAKVAREHFKEVKVAKIPTVESVIELVNGDYLD, encoded by the coding sequence ATGAGTAAAGTAATACGATTAGGAACACGCGATAGTGAATTAGCGCTATGGCAAGCGAAAACCGTTAAAAGTCAACTTCAAGCATTAGGTTATAAAGTAAAATTAGTTCCTGTAAAATCTACAGGAGACCTAATTTTAGATAAACCCCTATATGAATTAGGAATTACGGGAGTGTTTACCAAAACATTAGATGTTGCCATGATCAATGGTGATATCGATATTGCCGTACATTCTATGAAAGATGTACCTACTGCCTTACCAGAAGGTATTGTAAAAGCTGCGGTTTTAAAGCGTGGTAATTACATGGACATTATGGCATTTAATGATAATGAGGAGTTTTTAGGTTCTCGTGATGCCGTTATTGCCACTGGTAGCTTACGTAGACAAGCGCAATGGTTAAATAGATATCCAACACATACGGTTGTCGATTTAAGAGGAAATGTAAATAGACGCTTAGAAAAACTATACGAAAATGACTGGAACGGTGCAATTTTCGCCGCTGTTGGTCTAGAACGTATCGGTTTAGAACCAGAAAACACAATCGGACTTACCTGGATGTTACCAGCCCCTGCACAAGGTGCTATTATGGTAGTTGCGATGGAAGATGACGAAGATATTCGTGAAGCTTGTGCACAGCTAAATCACGAAGAAACGGATACCTGTGTTACTCTTGAAAGAGAATTTCTTAGAGAATTAGAAGGTGGTTGTAGTGCACCGATCGGAGCATTATCATATATCAACAAAGAAAATATTGTTACCCTAAAAGGTGTATTATTGAATGTTGACGGTAGTAAAAAACTGGAAGCAGAATTAACCGCACCACTTGGTAAGCATCAAAATTTGGGTATCGACTGTGCTAAAAGTATTTTAGCGAGAGGTGGTAAACGATTAATGACCGAACTGGCAAATGCCGGATTAGAAGTCAACATATTTTCTACCAAGAAATTGACTCCACCACAACAATTAATGCTAAACATATCGGTTAATGCCGATTCAGATGATTTTATAAAAATTAATCCGAATCGTATTTCTCCTATTATCTTGAAACAGCCACATAAAAATGTTGTTTTTACCAGTAAAAATGCGGTAGAAGCAGTATTGGCAAGTAGAGATGTTGCTGAGTTAGACTTTGAAAATATCTATTGTGTTGGCAGAAAAACACGTAGATTAATAAAAAACACTTTCGGTAAAGTGACACATTATGAAAATAATGCAAAAGATTTAGCGAAGCATTTAGTAGAGTTTATTGATGGTAGTGAAGTCACCTATTTTCATGGTGATCTAAGTTTAGATGTACTACCAAGTATTTTAGCAGAAAATAATATTGAGGTAAACGCAATAGAAGCTTACCGAACTAGACTTTCAGGTAAAGCTATACCAGCAAGCGCAAAAGGGATCATGTTCTTTAGTCCATCGAACGTAGAAAGCTATTTAAAAGAGAATTCTACAGACAGAGTAGCCTATTGTATTGGCGAAACCACTGCAAAAGTAGCTAGAGAACATTTCAAAGAAGTTAAAGTTGCCAAAATACCTACTGTAGAAAGTGTTATTGAGTTGGTGAATGGAGATTATCTAGATTAG
- the hemE gene encoding uroporphyrinogen decarboxylase produces MSLKNDLFLKALKGETVERPPVWMMRQAGRYLPEFMAIKEKYDFFTRCQTPELASEITVQPIRRYGMDAAILFSDILVIPQAMNIHVEMKPNFGPYLPNPIRNQKDLDSVIVPDVHETLGYVMEAIKATKEKLNDEVPLIGFAGSPWTILCYCVQGQGSKTFDKAKELCFTQPVVAHELLQKITDTTIAYLKAKVAAGVDAVQVFDSWGGMLSPTDYQEFSWQYIQQIIDALKDEAPVIVFGKGCWFALGDMAKSGAAALGVDWTCSARNARYLSGGKITLQGNFDPSRLLSPPSEIKKMVHQMINEFGKDSYVVNLGHGILPNIPVENAKAFIDAVKEYKQD; encoded by the coding sequence ATGAGCTTAAAAAACGACTTATTTCTAAAAGCCTTAAAAGGTGAAACGGTAGAAAGACCACCAGTGTGGATGATGCGTCAGGCAGGTAGATATTTACCTGAATTTATGGCCATCAAAGAAAAATATGACTTCTTTACCAGATGTCAGACTCCAGAATTGGCATCAGAAATTACGGTTCAACCTATTCGTAGATACGGAATGGATGCCGCTATATTATTCAGTGATATTTTGGTGATCCCACAGGCAATGAATATTCATGTGGAAATGAAGCCAAATTTTGGCCCGTATTTACCGAACCCGATTCGTAATCAAAAAGATTTAGACAGTGTTATTGTACCAGATGTTCACGAAACATTAGGTTACGTAATGGAAGCTATAAAAGCAACTAAAGAAAAACTGAACGACGAAGTTCCGTTGATCGGTTTTGCAGGTTCCCCTTGGACGATTTTATGCTACTGTGTACAAGGTCAAGGAAGTAAAACGTTTGATAAGGCTAAAGAATTATGCTTTACGCAACCCGTTGTTGCACACGAATTACTTCAGAAAATTACAGATACAACCATTGCATACCTTAAAGCAAAAGTTGCTGCAGGTGTTGATGCGGTACAAGTATTTGATTCTTGGGGCGGCATGTTATCGCCTACCGATTATCAAGAATTCTCATGGCAATACATTCAGCAAATTATCGATGCTTTAAAAGATGAAGCTCCGGTTATCGTTTTTGGAAAAGGATGTTGGTTTGCTTTAGGTGATATGGCAAAATCTGGTGCTGCGGCATTAGGTGTAGACTGGACCTGTTCTGCTAGAAATGCACGTTATTTAAGTGGTGGAAAAATTACACTACAAGGTAACTTTGACCCATCGCGTTTGTTGTCTCCACCTTCTGAAATCAAGAAGATGGTACACCAAATGATCAATGAATTTGGCAAAGATAGCTACGTGGTTAATTTAGGTCACGGTATTCTACCTAACATACCTGTAGAAAATGCCAAGGCGTTTATTGATGCAGTAAAAGAATACAAGCAAGACTAA
- a CDS encoding GNAT family N-acetyltransferase, translating into MNSFQLLDFEINPISESDGWRLCDFISANADHIKRYFPKTVAANLNPTLSNIFVLEKVSDFLSGKEYLFTLKEPENRKIIGLVYLKELKRAAKEAEIAYCISYDLNNRGFATQAVKTISEWGFNEQHLQRLRIIAHKSNLGSIKVAENCGYLWKETLLKEHTPPNEDPLDMELYVLQNER; encoded by the coding sequence ATGAATTCATTTCAACTACTAGATTTCGAAATAAATCCGATTTCAGAGAGCGATGGATGGCGTTTATGCGATTTTATATCTGCCAATGCAGACCACATAAAGAGATACTTCCCGAAAACGGTAGCTGCAAATCTTAATCCGACCTTATCCAATATTTTCGTTCTTGAAAAAGTATCCGATTTTCTATCTGGTAAAGAGTACTTATTCACACTTAAAGAACCAGAAAACAGAAAAATTATAGGTCTGGTTTATTTAAAAGAACTGAAACGAGCAGCAAAAGAAGCCGAAATTGCCTATTGCATATCATACGACCTCAACAATAGAGGTTTTGCTACACAAGCAGTTAAAACCATTTCAGAATGGGGCTTTAACGAGCAACACTTACAGCGACTTAGAATCATAGCTCATAAATCTAACCTTGGTAGTATTAAGGTAGCAGAAAATTGTGGTTATCTTTGGAAAGAGACACTATTGAAAGAACACACACCGCCTAACGAAGACCCGTTAGATATGGAACTTTATGTTTTACAGAATGAAAGATAA
- the hemF gene encoding oxygen-dependent coproporphyrinogen oxidase, producing MKDKFYAYIEQLQDTITSKLEEVDGTATFKEDIWVRPEGGGGRTRVIENGAVFEKGGVNISGVHGELPHSMKAYFGVEDANFFACGLSLVLHPKNPMVPTVHANWRYFEMYGKDGEIVDQWFGGGQDLTPYYLFDEDAVHFHQVCKTACDKHNSTFYDTYKKRCDEYFWNTHRNEARGLGGLFFDYCKATPEMDMQDWYNFVTEVGNSFLDCYVPIVIKRKDLEYTKEQKDWQEIRRGRYVEFNLVHDKGTLFGLKTNGRIESILMSLPPHVQWHYDHHPEKGSEEERLIDVLMKPKEWV from the coding sequence ATGAAAGATAAATTTTACGCCTACATAGAACAACTTCAAGATACGATTACTTCTAAATTAGAAGAAGTAGACGGCACAGCCACTTTTAAAGAAGATATTTGGGTACGCCCAGAAGGTGGTGGCGGTCGTACTAGAGTAATCGAAAACGGAGCTGTTTTTGAAAAAGGTGGTGTAAATATATCAGGGGTACATGGAGAGCTTCCACATAGTATGAAGGCATATTTCGGAGTGGAAGATGCTAATTTTTTCGCCTGCGGATTAAGTTTAGTACTGCATCCGAAGAACCCTATGGTGCCAACAGTTCACGCAAACTGGCGTTATTTTGAAATGTATGGTAAAGACGGTGAAATTGTAGATCAATGGTTTGGCGGCGGTCAAGACTTGACTCCCTATTACCTATTTGACGAAGATGCCGTTCATTTTCATCAAGTTTGTAAAACGGCTTGCGACAAACACAACTCCACATTTTACGACACCTACAAAAAACGCTGCGACGAGTATTTCTGGAATACCCATAGAAACGAAGCACGCGGACTCGGTGGTCTATTTTTTGACTATTGCAAAGCAACTCCAGAAATGGATATGCAAGACTGGTACAACTTCGTTACAGAAGTTGGCAATAGCTTTTTAGATTGTTATGTACCAATCGTTATAAAAAGAAAAGACCTTGAATACACTAAGGAACAAAAGGATTGGCAGGAGATTCGAAGAGGCAGATACGTAGAATTTAATCTAGTTCATGATAAAGGAACGCTATTCGGATTAAAAACAAACGGACGTATTGAAAGTATATTAATGAGCTTACCGCCACATGTGCAATGGCATTATGACCATCATCCAGAAAAGGGTAGCGAAGAAGAACGCTTAATTGATGTATTGATGAAACCAAAAGAATGGGTGTAA